ctcccatgtatatagttagcccgatttacacttataaggacttagttattaaaatttaaaatcgatTTGCACGAAATTCGGTATGGAAGGTTTTAACACAACTGAAAGCCTCTgctaattagtatacccccttccacaataggatgggggtatactaatttcgtcattctgtttgtaacacctcgaaatattcgtttaagaccccttgatcgtcgtgacattttaattcgatctagccatgtctgtccgtctgtttttttttaaagcacgcaaacttttgaaaaagtaaaactagccgcttgaaatttgacacaaatatttctcattagtgtaggtcagttgggattgtaaatgggctatatcggtccatgttttgatatagcggccttataaaccgatctcggatcttgacttcttgagcctcaagagggcacaattcttttccgatttggatgacattttgcacgaagtgttttggtataaatcggtccataacctgatataaatttagctgccatatatacggatcttggatcttgacttcttgagccactagagagcgcaattctcatcggatttggctgaaattttgcacaaagtgttttgttatgactcccaacaactgtactgagtatggttgaaatcgctctataacctgatatagctgtcatataaacctatctagggtcttgaattcttgagcgtctaaaggccgcaattcctatccgatttggctgaaattttgcacaacgtgttaggttatgacttccaacaactgggctaagtatgctttagatcggttcataacctgatatagctgccacataaatcgatcattaatcttgacttcttgagccactagatggcgaaattcttatccaattttgcatggggtgttttgttatgacttctaacagctgtgttgggttatgacttccaacaactgggccactagatggcgaaattcttatccaattttgcatggggtgttttgttatgacttctaacagctgtgTCAAAAAGATCACGAagtccctgaatgactcgcttgtgtcagcatatcctagtgccaagccaaggggcaaacagcaaccgccatggtggacgccagagctggttggtataaggaaggactgcagaaaactgttcaacagagcaaaagccacaagagcaccaaacGATTGGGACACCTATAAGgctaagctaagaaaatataagggcgagctgagaaaggttgAGAACAAATCCTGTGTAGTATTCTGCAGCTTCgtagaggatacatctgaggtccctacgctaaggaagattctgtcctcgagaagtcagagaatggttcaaatcgatcaataatctgatatagctgccatttaaccaatctgggatcctgacttctcgagcctccaTAGGGCGtgattattatccgacttcaacatatgtgttaaatatggcccgaatcggtctatagcctgatacagctcccataaaaacgcgatttctctattttacttcttgagcccctaaagatcgcaattcttactcgaattggctgaaattttacacaatgacttctaccactgcaatggtctccaacattcaattcaattatggtccgaatcggaccataacttgatatagctccaatatgaaatcaattctttccttttatcctctgtttgcctaaaaacgagatatcgggaaaagaactcgacaaatgctatctatggtggagggtatataagattcggcccggccgaacttagcacccttttacttgttttaaatcggttcacatttgggtatagctaccatTATAGTTTTCAGCAGAGGGTTACTACAGCTTCAACATTGAATTTCGACTATTATATCTTTATTATCTGAATCTAAATCGAAATTTGCCGTAGCTGGCATAGGAATTCAAGGGTTTATTGTAACAATTTGTCTTAAATATAATGTAAAATCGAGCGaaaaaaactcattaaaaatTTACACCACTGCAATAATGCAGCCGGAAAGGTGAAAGTCAGCCTCGTCACCGGAAGAAACTAACGCAGGTTGTTAATCAGCATTTCCTATGCATTTTGACTGGCAACAAAATCGCGTTCAGTTAATTCTTGCACAACAGTCAATTTATAGTGATGAAATTTAAGAAGTTCCCATCTGCGAACCGATCTCCAGGTAGGACGCAAAGCTGATTGCTTCACTCTTTCAGTGTTTTCCGGAGTTCTGATAGGCCGTTCAAGTCCATTTCTGGGTTTAGCGACACTTCCACGCCTCCAAAAATTAGCTAACCCACGATAGAATCGAATTACGGCCGGGAACTAGTCTGTAAGAAGAAGTTTCAAAGCGATCGCGGAAGGCACGTTGCGTAGTGAGCGACCGTTAGAAAAGAAGCTCTCAACGGCGAAGGCCCGCTGCCCCGAAGACCAGAGCATGATTGCAACTGACTGGAGTGAGAAACAAACTTGGGGACTTCCCCCTCCAGATGCACCCTCTCCAAACGAGTAACTTTCTCTGGCGCATTCTGTACATCTATCACCATGGATCATGTACATCCATCACCTTCGACAAATTCTCGGGACAATTATTTTCTATATGAACGCACTCAGGTCAGGGGATGGCGGCTTAGGATTTATTGGATTTTAGACGTACATtgcgaagtgttacaaacgataGGCTATATTTGAAACCACATTGCTGGTTTAGGGTATAACAAGGCATGACTTAAGCTCCCCTGGCGTATATCCAATCCAACCAACAATAAGATACggtacaaatttaaataaaattggttTCATATTGAATATTTTGCGATTAAATACATATTTTATATAATACTTTTAGTCAATTTCTAGCACGGAGAAGTACATTATTTATTGGTTTTCCAGCGATACCATCGAGTTTCAATTTTCTTCGAACTCAATGAATTAGTAATTATGTCTGAATGCAGCAGACTGAATGCATCCAGTATTCTCTGGCAAATCGCAAGTGCCCTTCAGGGCGTTGAAATACAATCGACCACAGCTAACGGGTAAAGCGATACCATTTTGACACATATAGTATTGATTGCAACTCTTCAAAGAGGCTACAAGGAAGTTGTTGGGCTTGTCACGGCACACAAAACGCATGTACATATCGATATTCGATTGCAATGTCTGTGGTGGCTGAAGAAGGGCTGGAGCACCAATGGCGGAATTTGCGGAATTGGCACAAGGTGTTACAGCCGTGGTCGTACATTTGGTAGTTGTAGCGGTACAGGCAGTAGTTGAAGAGCAAGAAGTTGTGGATGCCAATGTAGTCGAGCAATCAGTTGTGGTCTCCGATGTGGTACATTCGGTTGATGTGGATTTTGTTGAAGTACATTCGGTTGTGGATTTCGTAGTGCATTCGGTTGTTGTGGCTTCTGTTGTAGTACATTCGGTTGTGGATTTCGTAGTGCATTCGGTTGTGGATTTCGTAGTGCATTCGGTTGTTGTGGCTTCTGTTGTAGTACATTCGGTTGTGGATTTCGTAGTGCATTCGGTTGTTGTGGCTTTTGTTGTAGTACATTCGGTTGTGGATTTTGCTGTAGTACATTCGGTTGTGGATTTCGTAGTGCATTCGGTTGTTGTGGCTTCTGTTGTAGTACATTTGGTTGTGGATTTCGTAGTGCATTCGGTTGTTGTGGCTTCTGTTGTAGTACATTCGGTTGTGGATTTCGTAGTGCATTCGGTTGTAGTGGCTTTAGTTGTAGTACATTCGGTTGTGGATTTCGTAGTGCATTCGGTTGTGGATTTCGTAGTGCATTCGGTTGTTGTGGCTTCTGTTGTAGTACATTCGGTTGTGGATTTCGTAGTGCATTCAGTTGTGGATTTCGTAGTGCATTCGGTTGTTGTGGCTTCTGTTGTAGTACATTCGGTTGTGGATTTCGTAGTGCATTCGGTTGTTGTGGCTTCTGTTGTAGTACATTTGGTTGTGGATTTCGTAGTGCATTCGGTTGTTGTGGCTTCTGTTGTAGTACATTCGGTTGTGGATTTTGTTGTAGTACATTCGGTTGTTGTTGCTTCTGTTGTAGTACATTCGGTTGTGGATTTCGTAGTGCATTCAGTTGTGGATTTCGTAGTGCATTCGGTTGTTGTGGCTTCTGTTGTAGTACATTCGGTTGTGGATTTCGTAGTGCATTCGGTTGTTGTGGCTTCTGTTGTAGTACATTCGGTTGTGGATTTTGTTGTAGTACATTCGGTTGTTGTTGCTTCTGTTGTAGTACATTCGGTTGTGGATTTCGTAGTGGCTTTTGTTGTAGTACATTCGGTTGTTGTGGCTTCTGTTGTAGTACAAGAGGTTGTGGATTTTGTTGTAGTACATTCGGTTGTTGTTGCTTCTGTTGTAGTACATTCGGTTGTGGATTTCGTAGTGGCTTTTGTTGTAGTACATTCGGTTGTTGTGGCTTCTGTTGTAGTACAAGAGGTTGTTGTGGCTTTTGTTGTAGTACAAGAGGTTGTTGTGGCTTCTGTTGTAGTACAAGAGGTTGTTGTGGCTTTTGTTGTAGTGCAGGGGGTTGTAGTAGTTGTTGTGGTAGTTGTAGTGCAGGGGGTTGTTGTAGTGCAGGTGGTTGTTGTAGTGCAGGGGGTTGTTGTAGTGCAAGTGGTTGTTGTAGTGCAGGGGGttgtagtagttgttgttgtggtggATGTTGTCGAACATGGCGTTGTTGTGGTACAAGTTGTTGTTGAACACGTTGTAGTCGTGACAACAGTTGCTGTACACGGTGTCGTTGTCGCCGTCGTAGCTGTGCATGGTGGTGCCTCCGTGGCTACTGCCACTGGTACCATATGTTGCTCTACCACTGGTACCATATGTTGCTCTACCACTGGTTCGATATGTTGCTCTGGTACTACTGGTTCAATATGTTGCTCTACCACTGGTACCATATGTTGCTCTGGCACTGGTACCATATGTTGCTCTGCCACTGGTACCATATGTTGCTCTACCACTGGTTCGATATGTTGCTCTACCACTGGTACCATATGTTGCTCTGCCACTGGTTCGATATGTTGCTCTGGCAATGTTTCTATATGTTGCTCTGATACTGGTTCGATATGTTGCTCTGGCAATGTTTCTATATGTTGCTCTGATACTGGTTCAATATGTTGCTCTGCCACTGGTTCTATATGTTTCTCTGGCACTGGTTCCATAGGTTTCACTGCCACTGGTTCAATAGCTTGGTCTGGCCTTAGTTCTACATATCGCATTGGCCCCTCAACACATCCCGTGTCCTTGTGCGTACAGATTCCATTTTCGGAATCGAAAAAGAAGGGACATGCCCCCAACTTGGGTTGACCATTTTTACACTCATAGTACAGTGAACAGCTGCCCGGTACTAGGATACGGAAACCGTCTTCACGCGTATGACATATATAACGGGCGTAGTTTTCACTACTGAGAGTGGCAGCGCTACTGACCGTTAAAGTCAATAGAAGACATGCTAAGgcttgcaaaatttaagaaaaaaaaaaattatttcggaATATCCTTCGCGGTGGTCCTTTATAATTTTCCAACTTACCGTAGATTGCTTTCATTTCGGGggtatttcttcttcttttaattGGCTGATCTATCCTGTGTAAGCGAACGCGTTTAAAAGTTTTGCGTTACTGCGTTGGAAATTTATTAgaaatttgctttttatatagctccattTTTGCTGTTTCTTTTGTTAAGTATTCCttacaaattttgttatacagTTCCATTTGTCTAACCACACCTTGGGACAATATCTCTTGTTGATAAGATTCCTGAAACTGTTATCGCCTGGCCAATCTTCTGGTAGAGCAAGTTATCAATTTAGAGATTTTTTTCATAACAATAAAAGCGATatcgatattttgtttttggacttTTTAAGTTTCTTCTAATTATTTTAATGTATAAACtctgtttttttgtattttacacTTTCCATTGTAGAGGGATATATATATTCTACAATGTAAGAGCACAAACATTTACAGAAGGAGgttgactatctggcgccccatctggccgcTATTTTCATAGTTTGACTACTTACATATATTCcaaaagcccggcaaggcatgtTATGCGTTTAAGCCTTACGACCTTTTTGCTCAAAACCATGAAATGTATTCCGGATACTATGATACAAAGGAGATATAGCAAATTGTTTAAAACACTGCATGCCCAAGTCAAGGGAAGGTctatggagactgccctgcacgaggttgtgcacaaaatagaagaatccctcGATATGAAgagtacacattggcggtatacattgacatcgagggggcttttaacaatgtgcggatcgaCACACCGATCTAAACCTTACACCAGTACCGGATGGAACGGGTTCGTAGGGACTGTATAAACCATATGTTAAGTAACAGGTGGATGAATTGTAGGTCCCATGACTTAAATATAAGGGGGAAATTGgagggcatttttttttttgaccatcACAAATAACCTTTAATGGATGCggactgaggagagatttgattTGAAGCGGACTATACTATAAAACTTCTTCTATGCCAAAGTGCGGAAAGGGTCTAGGAGATGAaatagacctaggggtctcaaagTCATTCCAGAGAAGACGAGCGATATTGATAtatatgacaaggtcaaatacttggacaGTGATCTTCGACAGAATACTGAACTGCAAGTGACGGGACGTAGGctccaaatggggcctgaaacTGAGTTTAGTCCACTGGCGCTACAGCAGAGTGACCAATAATTTGGTCGACTGCGATAGAGAAAAAGTGTTACAtgaggataatacaacaggttcagagaacttgatgtcttggcataggcggggcgGTGAGGACCACGCCAACTAAGGCACTGGAGGCACTACTccaaatatccgacccatagacaacagattaaatgtgaggccgTCACTAAGCGAGTGAGACTTAAGCCGATAGGGGGAATGGATAgagaataggagcaggtcacaccatcgcggtatagtcgaggcgacgatagcaaACCTATAAGAAATGGAAGAAGTTTTCGATCAGATATCaaaagtctttcgggtcgacgcaatccaagttaagggcgtgggcgactaaCGCGCATTtcgataccctccaccataagatggggtgtatactaatttcgtcattccgtttgtaacacagcgaaatattgatctgagacccaacaaagtatatacattcttgatagCCTTGACATTCTCGATATagttctgtccatccgtctgacaatagcacgcaaactttcgaaggaattgtgctagacgcttgaaattttgccatcgcagcgcagtggttagcatgtccgcctatgacactgaaagcatgggttcaaatcctggcgagaccatcagaaaaaactttcagcggtggttttcccctcctaatgctggcaacatttgtgaggtactatgccatgtaaaacttttctccaaagaggtgtcgcactgcggtacgccgttcggactcggctataaaaaagaggccccatatcaccgagcttaaacttgaatcggacggcactcattgatatgtgagaagtttggccctgttccttcatggaatggtaatgggcaaattttgtacttttaactcctattagtgtagcttggttgggattgtaaatgggctttatcggtccaGGATGGCCTGGAAGGCGAGGGGGAAGGGGGTCTCGGGCCCATGCCCCCCACCCAGATTGATTTGGtctatagaaaaagaaaaaaagaaaaaatgaaatttaatttattctaaacacattttgctaaaacttcttcaaatgacaaaatttcatatttaaagggtgatttttttgaggttaggattttcatgcattagtatttgacagatcacgtgggatttcagacatggtgtcaaagagaaagatgctcagtatgctttgacatttcatcatgaatagacttactaacgagcaacgcttgcaaatcattgaattttattaccaaaatcagtgttcggttcgaaatgtgttcattcaccgtaacgttgcgtccaacagcatctttgaaaaaatacggtccaatgattccaccagcgtacaaaccacaccaaacagtgcatttttcgggatgcatgggcagttcttgaacggcttctggttgctcttcactccaaatgcggcaattttgcttatttacgtagccattcaaccagaaatgagcctcatcgctgaacaaaatttgtcgattcactgaaaatgatttcactgaaaatgattcactgaaaatgatttgcaagcgttgctcgttagtaagtctattcatgatgaaatgtcaaagcatactgagcatctttctctttgacaccatgtctgaaatcccacgtgatctgtcaaatactaatgcatgaaaatcctaacctcaaaaaaatcaccctttataatattctacagaGACAAATTTTTGATCAGACCAGGACCaccttaaaataatttttcttacatacaccacagtggtggtgtagggtataattaaattGCAAAGGTGAAacttgaaccaattttttttttaaagaccaaatttcagtgaaatattatCCAAGGGCAAAAAATTGCTCAGGCCAAGGAATATtattgatcagtgtaaaaatctaagacgatctagacatgtccgtccgtctgtctgttgaaatcacgctacagtctctaaaaatagagatattgagctgaaactttgcacagattctttcttaggccaataaaagccacatttattatccgatttcgctgaaatgtggcatAGTGCGTTGCGCCAGgcccaatttggctcagatcggttcagatttgtatataggtgccatatagaccgatcgtccgatttagggtctttggcccataaaatccacatatatccgccgattttactaaaatttgggacagtgagttgtgttaggacctttgacatccttcgccaatttggcccagatcggtccagatttgaatatagctgctatatagactgatcctccgatttagggtctttggcgcataaaagccacatttattttcctattttgctgaaatttgggacagtgattttcgCTAAGGCCTTCGTCattcttcgtcagtttggcctagatcggtacagatttggatatagctgccatatagaccgatctctaggttttaggttttggagccataaaaggcgcatttattgtccaatatcgctgaaatttgagacagtgagtcgtCTTAGACCTCTCGACGTCTTGcttcaatttggtcttgatcggttcacatttggatataactgccatatagaacgatctctcgtttttaagttttggggcgcatttattgtccaatatcgctgaaatttgagacagtgagttgtggtaggctcttcgacgatcttcttcaatttggcccagataagttcagatttgaatatagctgtcatatagaccgatctctcgatttaaggttttggccccataaaaggccccagtatagctattggtatcataacaggacacataggactacgagcccacttatgtaaaatcggtgcggcaagtaatagcatgtgtagggcatgcggggaagatgatgagacgttggagtatttcctttgtcattgcccggctttcgcgtccaacagataccggtacttaggtgaagacacaatatcagacatgaatcaacttaggggagtggtattgaaaacaattaaggattctgtaagtagcacggaattcctattcTTTTTCGACGTTACTctatagtatttagagcgcacaacaaaccgatatctgcatcctcttttcaacctaacctaaccgatgTCCTCGACGTATAGCAGGAATTAGTTTCTTTTGACTTTCGACATAACTGGATAACTTCATAGAAAACGGTTCATAAGTATATCACCAGATTctcaatattgccaaaattgtgaaAAAGACTTTCGTTAATGCCTACTACAGTATCTAAGaagtttttatagaaatcggctctGTTTTAGATGTacctcccgtatatatgtttgtcaggtttttgggtaatttgaaataatgttgtcatttgtcaaccgtagttattgcagtttgaacatatttgcccaaaattttatacggattgtttaaaaactcatctgaaaacattcgccAAGGTTCTTTGAAATTGGTTCggcattagatatagctccctttctGTAACTATTgagcaggtgtagggtattataaagtccgcaccgcccgacttttgcctttccttactggttctaaTATAGAATCCATCAAATGCAACATGACAGTAAATGGATTCCAGAAAACTCTCTCCtaagccttttatggtcttcaggccctttatcggcagatcggtctatatggcaactatatctaaatatagtccgatctcaacaaTATTTGGGTCGGTTATCggaccggtcccagttctcgCCCCCTAAATATattgtaaataaattaaatttttagaccCATAGTAGTagtatttgggtaaaatttcagtccattcagatgagaattacgccttgtaggggctcaagaatcataattgggagatcggtttacatgggagctatatcaggatgtagatcgattaaaaccatattagacaagtgttttgaaggtcatgggaaaagccattgtacaaaaatgtaagccaaatcggataagaaaagcgccatctacaggcttaagaagtaaagatccaagatcgatttatatgacagctatattaggttatgtaccgatttgaaccatacatagcacagtgtttggaagtcataacaaaacacttcatgcataatttctgccaaattggatgaggattgcgccttctagtggctcaggaagttaaaatccaagatcggattatatggcagctatatcaaaacatggaccgatatggcccatttacaataccaactgatctacactgatagcgccttgctttactctttcgaaactTTGCGTagttttgacagacggacggacattgacttaagattgacttaaaatgtcacgacgatcgagaatatatatatcttaagaaatcttagacgaatatttcgaggtgttacaaatggaatgacgaaattagtatacccgcatcctatggtggaggatgtaACGAGAGATGTTCATCGATTTCTGGGATCAATGTCTGATATTGTTTATAAGTTATCTGGCTTTTTAAGAAGCTTATAAGACTTGAcactttttgtacccaccaccataaataggggtatactaatctaatcatttcaCTTGTAACAcctttgaaatattcgtctaagaccccatgatgtacatatattgttgatcgtctcgacgccatgtccgtccgtccgactgtcgaaataacgatagcggtcgaaagcgtacaGCTAGCagcttgcacagatactaagcattaatgtaggtcattgggcattgcaaatgggcaatatcggttcagatttagatatatctcccatatatacctatctcccgatttgacttcttgagcccctgaaagctgcaatttttgtccatttggctgaaattttgcatgccttgTTCTCTTATAATTTTCAGCAACTctgtctagtacggtccaaatcggtttataacctgatatagctcccatataaaccgatctcccgatttgacttcttgagcccttgaaagccaccatatttgtccgatttggctgaaactttgcgtgtagtattctgttatgacttccaacaactgtgccaagtactgtccgattCGGTCTGCAAtgttatatagctgccatataaactgatctcccaatttgacttcttgagggcctacaagccgcaattttttttccgattttttgcatgcggtgttctgtcacgacttccaacaacagtgccaaatactgtccaaatcagtttataaactgatatagcgccttcgtaaatcggtctctcgatcgcacaagaagcataatcgggagatcggtttaagtgggagctgtatgaggccacagatcgatttggaccaaata
The Stomoxys calcitrans chromosome 3, idStoCalc2.1, whole genome shotgun sequence genome window above contains:
- the LOC106089511 gene encoding mucin-2-like — translated: MKAIYALACLLLTLTVSSAATLSSENYARYICHTREDGFRILVPGSCSLYYECKNGQPKLGACPFFFDSENGICTHKDTGCVEGPMRYVELRPDQAIEPVAVKPMEPVPEKHIEPVAEQHIEPVSEQHIETLPEQHIEPVSEQHIETLPEQHIEPVAEQHMVPVVEQHIEPVVEQHMVPVAEQHMVPVPEQHMVPVVEQHIEPVVPEQHIEPVVEQHMVPVVEQHMVPVAVATEAPPCTATTATTTPCTATVVTTTTCSTTTCTTTTPCSTTSTTTTTTTTPCTTTTTCTTTTPCTTTTTCTTTTPCTTTTTTTTTTPCTTTKATTTSCTTTEATTTSCTTTKATTTSCTTTEATTTECTTTKATTKSTTECTTTEATTTECTTTKSTTSCTTTEATTTECTTTKATTKSTTECTTTEATTTECTTTKSTTECTTTEATTTECTTKSTTECTTTEATTTECTTKSTTECTTKSTTECTTTEATTTECTTTKSTTECTTTEATTTECTTKSTTKCTTTEATTTECTTKSTTECTTTEATTTECTTKSTTECTTKSTTECTTTEATTTECTTKSTTECTTKSTTECTTTKATTTECTTKSTTECTTTEATTTECTTKSTTKCTTTEATTTECTTKSTTECTTAKSTTECTTTKATTTECTTKSTTECTTTEATTTECTTKSTTECTTKSTTECTTTEATTTECTTKSTTECTSTKSTSTECTTSETTTDCSTTLASTTSCSSTTACTATTTKCTTTAVTPCANSANSAIGAPALLQPPQTLQSNIDMYMRFVCRDKPNNFLVASLKSCNQYYMCQNGIALPVSCGRLYFNALKGTCDLPENTGCIQSAAFRHNY